In the Gymnodinialimonas sp. 202GB13-11 genome, one interval contains:
- a CDS encoding MG2 domain-containing protein, whose amino-acid sequence MRRFSVAWAIGILLLLSGPIAAQTIPDRTVTILRDTDFPGGDMRPIFDTTLTACDAACRADPDCIAFTFNSRTNACFPKSTVGESEVYAGAFSGLIRQTDTALFTRASERRAAMTFLSTADFEDAFAQADTLGLVHYGGRFPAEDWRRSAQNAFADGDVVGAMRRIGAAITVDGDANDWITYATYLLAIEAENSSEQRQFERRALQAAINATLRTDPGEPLALANDLLAEALERNGRGRDAIFAADMALANDPSEARTEAANRLRGLYGFRVTDTRVDVEADFPRICAIFSEDLAAGGVIYDDFLQSTASGLAVEAEGRQLCISGVSHGERLEFTLRAGLPAASGEVLHEPVALQQYVRDRSASVRFAGRAYVLPASAGGTIPLVAVNTDVVDLNLYHVSDRNILRSLQDRYFGRPLAEWQIDQFADEIGEAVWQGEAEVAVEQNRGVTTRIPIGDVLEGRAPGLYALEARVGGAGSSEGGATQWFLVSDLGLSSASGVDGVHVSVTSLTTARPLEGVDVDLVSESNRVLATSTTDAAGYAVFAGDIAAGQDGAAPALLIARTGDTDLAFLSLREAEFDLSDRGVEGREPAGPIDVFLTTDRGVYRAGETVHATALARDPQAQAITGLPLTAILTRADGVEYSRTLLQEEGAGGYVFSLPTGPEVPRGTWRLAIHADPDAAPLTTTRLLIEDFLPERLDLVLSLPSDTFAPGAAPITDFIANYLYGAPAEGLPISGRMSLRPTQFLPSHPGYAFGRHDAPPDAEFASFGPLETDVAGRTAASLAFPAFSGAPYPGQLTVTAEITEASGRPVERRETVTVLPEGPAIGIRPLFDGTLAEGVEAPFDLIAIGTSDPMPARWTLNRVERRYQWYRQNGNWSWDPVTTRERIAEGEVTLGRDPTRLDLPVDWGRYELRVESDFGGFTISSVGFSAGYYGSDDGGDTPDVLDVNLNADSYRPGDTANLRVSALSGGLLTVQVVSNRMIHRESVVFEGSPMTIPLEVTEEWGSGAYVTASLIRPFGEADTPAPTRAIGIAHASVDPGPRALDATLEVPEVTRPRGPLDIALRVEGAQPGETVYATISAVDLGILNLTSFEAPDPQGYYFGQRRLSMAFRDLYGRLIDSRDGAEGRIRQGGDAGAGLRMEASPPTEDLVALFSGPLIVGDDGYARTSFDLPAFNGTVRVMATAWSETGVGQATQDVIVRDPIVVTATAPRFLAPGDTARILLEVTHTEGPTGTMPLEIQANTGIQMFGQLIPEVTLSEGQTQRIPILFEAADRLGDATVAFTLTTPDGTELVQEVSIPLQINDPLVAETTRVTLEPGQSFTLDAAAFADIRPETARVTLSAGPLARFDAAGLLQRLDRYPYGCTEQVTSQALPLLYLSSVAEIMELGTADDLNDRIANAIRSVLTNQSANGGFGLWRAGSGDLWLDAYVTDFLSRARAEGHEVPSNAFQTALDNLANRVAGHPDFENGGEGLAYALMVLAREGQASMGDLRYYADVKAQDFATPLALAQLGAALAMYGDQPRADAMFTAGFTRLTLTGNGGDVSGWRTDYGTRQRDAAGLVALAAAAGSDTINVPAYAPEITVPVSEASTQEAVWSLLAAHALIDNPATQTLTLDGAPVSGPLIEVLEGGDATPRIIENTGPNDELLTLTRFGQPYGEVEQFGNGYRIDREYYTLDGNATDPGQIALGSRMVVVLEVRRTGAPDGRLMVNDPLPAGYEIDNPNLLQSGDVAALQGVDFPVSPQMSEFRAERFLSAVDMRGDTDLIRLAYIVRAVTPGYFHHPAASVEDMYRPTYRAQTTSGNVEIIE is encoded by the coding sequence ATGCGTCGTTTTTCGGTCGCTTGGGCTATTGGAATTTTGCTTCTTCTGTCCGGCCCAATCGCCGCGCAAACGATCCCGGACCGAACGGTCACGATCCTTAGAGACACCGATTTTCCGGGCGGTGATATGCGCCCGATCTTCGACACGACGCTGACCGCTTGCGATGCTGCATGTCGCGCCGACCCGGATTGCATCGCCTTTACGTTCAATAGCCGCACCAACGCTTGCTTCCCCAAGTCGACCGTCGGCGAAAGTGAAGTTTACGCGGGTGCCTTTTCGGGCCTGATCCGTCAAACGGACACGGCGTTGTTCACCCGCGCATCCGAACGTCGTGCCGCGATGACCTTCCTGAGCACGGCAGATTTCGAAGATGCCTTTGCACAGGCCGATACTCTGGGGCTGGTCCACTATGGCGGGCGCTTCCCGGCGGAAGATTGGCGGCGCAGCGCGCAAAACGCCTTCGCAGATGGCGACGTGGTCGGAGCCATGCGCCGCATCGGGGCCGCGATCACCGTGGACGGGGACGCCAATGATTGGATCACCTACGCCACTTATCTTCTGGCGATTGAGGCGGAGAACAGCTCAGAGCAACGGCAATTTGAGCGCCGCGCCTTACAAGCCGCGATCAACGCCACCCTTCGCACGGATCCGGGTGAGCCGCTGGCGCTCGCGAATGATCTTTTGGCCGAGGCGCTTGAGCGCAACGGGCGCGGACGCGACGCGATATTTGCTGCGGATATGGCCTTGGCCAATGACCCGTCCGAGGCACGCACGGAAGCTGCAAACCGCCTACGTGGCCTTTATGGGTTCCGCGTCACCGATACCCGCGTCGATGTTGAAGCCGACTTTCCCCGCATCTGCGCAATCTTTTCTGAGGATCTCGCAGCGGGCGGTGTGATCTACGATGATTTCCTGCAATCCACCGCATCTGGCCTCGCTGTTGAGGCTGAAGGACGACAGCTTTGCATTTCAGGGGTGTCTCACGGCGAGCGGTTGGAATTCACCCTCCGGGCCGGACTGCCCGCTGCATCGGGAGAGGTTTTGCACGAACCCGTAGCACTTCAGCAATACGTTCGCGATCGCTCCGCCTCGGTCCGCTTTGCGGGTCGCGCCTATGTTCTGCCTGCCTCGGCGGGAGGCACGATCCCGCTGGTTGCGGTCAATACAGATGTCGTTGACCTGAACCTCTACCACGTCTCAGACCGTAACATTCTGCGCAGTCTTCAGGACCGCTATTTCGGGCGCCCCTTGGCAGAATGGCAGATCGACCAATTCGCCGATGAAATTGGTGAAGCCGTTTGGCAGGGTGAGGCTGAAGTCGCCGTGGAACAGAACCGGGGCGTCACCACGCGGATCCCCATTGGTGATGTTCTGGAAGGTCGTGCGCCCGGACTTTATGCGTTGGAGGCCCGTGTCGGTGGAGCAGGATCGTCTGAAGGCGGGGCGACGCAATGGTTCCTTGTCAGCGATCTGGGCCTTTCATCGGCCAGCGGCGTGGACGGGGTCCATGTCAGCGTGACATCGCTAACGACCGCACGGCCGCTCGAAGGTGTCGATGTCGACCTCGTCTCAGAGTCGAACAGGGTTCTGGCGACCTCGACAACCGATGCCGCCGGCTACGCTGTGTTCGCAGGCGACATCGCCGCCGGGCAAGACGGCGCTGCGCCTGCACTTCTGATTGCACGGACGGGTGACACCGATCTGGCCTTCCTGTCCTTGCGAGAGGCGGAGTTTGACCTTTCAGATCGTGGCGTGGAAGGGCGTGAACCGGCTGGCCCGATCGACGTTTTCCTGACGACTGACCGAGGCGTCTACCGCGCGGGTGAGACGGTCCATGCCACCGCGCTGGCCCGCGATCCGCAGGCGCAAGCCATCACCGGCCTGCCTCTGACCGCGATCCTGACACGTGCCGATGGCGTGGAATACAGCCGGACTCTGCTGCAGGAGGAAGGCGCGGGTGGTTACGTCTTTTCCCTCCCCACCGGTCCAGAGGTTCCACGCGGGACCTGGCGGCTGGCCATCCACGCCGATCCCGATGCCGCCCCTCTGACCACGACGCGATTGCTGATCGAGGATTTCTTGCCCGAACGGCTCGATCTCGTCCTGAGCCTGCCGTCCGATACGTTCGCCCCCGGTGCCGCACCGATCACGGATTTCATTGCAAATTACCTTTACGGCGCGCCCGCCGAGGGACTCCCGATCAGTGGCCGCATGTCCCTGCGTCCGACTCAGTTCCTCCCGTCGCATCCAGGCTATGCCTTTGGCCGTCACGATGCGCCACCCGACGCAGAATTCGCCAGTTTCGGCCCGCTTGAGACAGATGTAGCGGGCCGCACTGCGGCAAGTCTCGCATTTCCGGCGTTCTCCGGCGCACCCTATCCCGGTCAACTGACAGTTACTGCAGAAATCACAGAAGCCTCAGGCCGCCCGGTCGAACGGCGGGAAACAGTCACGGTTCTGCCCGAAGGCCCCGCCATCGGTATCCGGCCACTGTTCGATGGCACCCTTGCCGAAGGGGTCGAAGCCCCGTTTGACTTGATTGCTATTGGGACGAGCGATCCAATGCCTGCACGATGGACCCTGAACCGGGTCGAACGGCGCTATCAATGGTACCGCCAAAACGGCAATTGGTCTTGGGACCCTGTCACAACCCGTGAACGAATTGCCGAAGGCGAAGTCACACTAGGGCGCGATCCCACGCGCCTTGATCTGCCTGTCGATTGGGGCCGGTACGAACTCCGCGTCGAAAGCGACTTTGGCGGTTTCACGATCAGTTCCGTCGGCTTTTCCGCCGGATATTACGGGTCCGATGATGGTGGCGATACGCCTGATGTTTTGGACGTGAACCTTAATGCCGACAGCTACCGGCCAGGGGACACCGCTAACCTGCGCGTTTCGGCTCTGTCAGGCGGTTTATTGACAGTTCAAGTCGTCTCAAATCGCATGATCCACCGCGAATCTGTTGTCTTTGAGGGCTCTCCGATGACCATTCCGCTTGAGGTCACGGAGGAGTGGGGATCAGGGGCATATGTCACCGCGTCTCTGATCCGTCCCTTCGGCGAAGCTGATACGCCAGCACCCACCCGCGCCATCGGCATTGCCCATGCCAGCGTCGATCCCGGTCCACGTGCGCTGGACGCAACACTTGAAGTGCCTGAGGTAACGCGCCCTCGCGGCCCCCTCGACATCGCGTTGCGGGTCGAAGGCGCGCAGCCAGGCGAGACTGTCTACGCCACGATCTCCGCTGTAGACCTCGGCATCCTGAACCTTACGAGTTTCGAAGCCCCCGATCCGCAAGGCTACTATTTCGGGCAACGCCGCCTCAGTATGGCGTTCCGTGATCTTTATGGACGCCTGATTGACAGCCGTGATGGGGCTGAGGGCCGTATCCGCCAGGGCGGTGATGCAGGCGCGGGCCTGCGGATGGAGGCCTCCCCGCCGACCGAAGATCTTGTCGCGCTGTTCTCCGGCCCGCTCATCGTTGGCGACGACGGTTATGCCCGCACCAGTTTTGATCTACCCGCCTTCAACGGCACCGTGCGAGTCATGGCGACGGCTTGGTCCGAGACTGGTGTTGGGCAGGCCACACAGGATGTCATCGTCCGTGATCCTATCGTTGTCACGGCAACCGCACCTCGTTTCCTCGCACCCGGCGATACGGCGCGTATCTTGCTGGAAGTCACCCATACCGAAGGCCCGACCGGAACCATGCCGCTTGAGATCCAGGCCAATACCGGCATTCAGATGTTCGGCCAGTTGATCCCGGAGGTCACGCTGAGTGAAGGACAGACGCAGCGCATCCCGATTTTGTTCGAAGCCGCAGATCGGCTAGGGGACGCAACCGTCGCATTCACGCTGACCACACCAGATGGCACCGAACTGGTGCAAGAGGTCTCCATTCCACTGCAAATCAACGACCCGCTCGTTGCAGAAACCACGCGCGTGACCCTTGAACCCGGCCAAAGCTTCACGCTCGATGCCGCAGCCTTTGCCGATATTCGTCCCGAAACCGCCCGTGTGACCCTATCGGCAGGGCCGCTCGCTCGCTTCGACGCGGCCGGCCTTTTGCAACGGCTCGACCGCTACCCTTATGGCTGCACCGAACAGGTCACGAGCCAGGCCCTTCCGCTCCTTTATCTCTCCTCCGTGGCCGAGATCATGGAGCTTGGCACAGCCGATGACCTTAACGACCGCATCGCCAATGCCATCCGCTCTGTCCTGACGAACCAAAGCGCCAATGGCGGCTTTGGCCTATGGCGGGCCGGGTCAGGCGATCTTTGGCTTGATGCGTACGTGACCGATTTCCTCTCGCGCGCACGGGCGGAAGGGCATGAGGTGCCGTCTAACGCCTTCCAGACCGCCCTCGACAACCTCGCCAACCGCGTTGCGGGACACCCAGACTTTGAGAATGGTGGTGAGGGGCTGGCCTATGCGCTGATGGTTCTCGCCCGCGAAGGACAGGCCTCGATGGGCGACCTACGCTATTACGCAGACGTCAAAGCACAGGATTTCGCCACGCCACTTGCGCTGGCCCAGCTTGGCGCGGCACTTGCCATGTACGGCGACCAGCCCCGCGCAGACGCCATGTTCACCGCCGGGTTCACGCGACTGACCCTGACCGGCAATGGCGGCGACGTTTCCGGTTGGCGCACCGATTACGGCACACGACAGCGCGATGCCGCAGGCTTGGTCGCACTCGCCGCTGCCGCCGGATCTGACACGATCAACGTTCCGGCCTATGCGCCCGAAATCACCGTGCCCGTGTCTGAGGCCTCAACGCAAGAAGCTGTCTGGTCCCTGCTTGCCGCCCATGCGCTGATCGACAATCCAGCCACCCAAACGCTGACGCTCGACGGCGCACCGGTGTCCGGCCCACTGATCGAAGTGCTTGAAGGTGGTGATGCGACGCCCCGCATCATCGAAAACACCGGCCCGAATGATGAGCTTCTGACCCTCACCCGGTTCGGCCAGCCCTATGGTGAGGTCGAGCAATTTGGCAACGGCTACCGCATCGACCGCGAATACTACACACTGGACGGCAACGCGACCGATCCCGGCCAGATCGCCCTTGGCTCGCGTATGGTCGTTGTGCTGGAAGTGCGCCGCACCGGCGCACCGGACGGGCGCTTGATGGTCAATGATCCGCTCCCCGCCGGATACGAGATCGACAATCCAAACCTTCTACAGTCGGGCGATGTCGCAGCCCTGCAAGGCGTGGACTTCCCGGTCTCGCCCCAGATGTCCGAGTTCCGCGCGGAACGCTTCCTGTCCGCCGTGGACATGCGTGGCGACACGGACCTTATCCGCCTGGCCTATATCGTGCGCGCTGTGACGCCGGGCTATTTCCACCATCCCGCCGCGTCCGTCGAAGACATGTATCGCCCCACTTACCGAGCGCAAACCACCTCGGGGAATGTCGAAATCATCGAATGA
- the pbpC gene encoding penicillin-binding protein 1C, with protein MIRQIAATLALLCATFFVGTVLWVDDWIDRTELPPLALETGVEVLDRDGDLLRAYTVENGRWRLPISYDAVDPTFIEMLVAYEDRRFWTHPGVDIRAFARAAYQRITTGRVISGGSTLTMQVARLLEDSGTGAWGGKIRQIRLALALERHLSKEEILTLYLHLAPYGGNLEGVRAATLTWFGTEPDRLTAAQSALLVAIPQAPNSRRPDRFPEAAEIARNRVLSRAVTFTDLTEAQIAWAREEPIPTERRPFPALAAHLADRALLERPAQGTHHLTLDRDLQAQMERLATRAVTGLDPQISAAIMVMDHETGALLASVGSPDYTDMPRDGFVDMTQAVRSPGSALKPLIYGLAMDAGLIHPETLIRDRPISIAGYAPQNFDEVFRGEVTASEALQLSLNIPAVTLLNEVGPHQMLAAMGRADMDVSLPLGEEPGLAIALGGIGTTMEDLMRLYAGIARGGVAAPLHWREGEDAGEGQRILSYTAAWHLGDMLSGVVPPPNAPRVGLSYKTGTSYGHRDAWAFGFDGQHVIGVWMGRADGASVPGAFGAELSAPLLFEAFAHLGDRPTPRPAPPSGALTLTNAQLPDTLRRFDPIADVAEAGGPAITFPPEGAVLAYQPGLPVMARVAEGQAPFTWLWNGAPVGVGLRDREVALDIGLGFGELTVIDATGRAESRAVEISQ; from the coding sequence ATGATTCGTCAGATCGCAGCCACGCTTGCCCTTCTTTGTGCGACATTTTTCGTTGGCACGGTCCTGTGGGTGGATGATTGGATCGACCGGACGGAGCTCCCGCCGCTTGCGCTGGAGACCGGTGTCGAAGTGCTCGACCGCGACGGCGATCTGCTGCGCGCTTACACCGTGGAGAATGGCCGCTGGCGCCTGCCGATCAGCTACGACGCGGTTGATCCAACCTTCATCGAAATGCTCGTTGCCTATGAAGACCGCCGCTTCTGGACCCATCCGGGTGTCGATATCCGCGCGTTTGCCCGTGCTGCCTATCAACGCATCACCACGGGCCGCGTGATTTCGGGCGGCTCGACCCTGACCATGCAAGTCGCCCGTCTATTGGAGGATTCCGGCACGGGGGCATGGGGCGGCAAGATCCGCCAGATCCGCCTTGCCTTGGCCCTCGAACGTCACCTGAGTAAAGAGGAAATCCTGACCCTCTACCTCCATCTCGCGCCCTATGGCGGCAACCTCGAAGGCGTGCGCGCTGCGACGCTGACATGGTTCGGGACGGAACCGGATCGTTTGACTGCCGCACAATCCGCCCTGCTGGTCGCCATCCCGCAGGCCCCGAATTCCCGCCGCCCCGACCGCTTTCCGGAAGCGGCTGAGATCGCACGCAACCGCGTCCTGTCGCGCGCAGTGACGTTCACCGACCTGACAGAGGCACAGATCGCCTGGGCGCGCGAGGAACCCATCCCGACCGAGCGTCGGCCGTTCCCAGCACTTGCCGCCCACCTTGCCGACCGCGCGCTTCTTGAACGCCCGGCACAGGGCACCCATCACCTCACCCTCGACCGGGACCTTCAGGCACAAATGGAACGCCTCGCCACACGCGCCGTCACGGGTCTCGACCCGCAAATCAGTGCTGCAATCATGGTCATGGACCACGAAACCGGCGCGCTTTTGGCAAGTGTCGGCTCTCCGGACTACACGGACATGCCCCGTGATGGCTTCGTTGATATGACCCAAGCCGTCCGCTCCCCCGGCTCTGCCCTCAAACCGCTGATCTACGGTCTCGCCATGGATGCAGGCCTGATCCACCCGGAAACTCTGATACGAGATCGCCCGATCTCCATCGCAGGCTACGCACCGCAGAATTTTGATGAGGTTTTTCGTGGAGAGGTGACTGCGTCTGAGGCCCTCCAACTATCGCTGAATATCCCTGCCGTGACACTCCTCAACGAGGTCGGCCCACATCAAATGCTCGCCGCCATGGGCCGCGCCGATATGGATGTCTCTCTCCCGTTGGGCGAGGAACCCGGTCTCGCCATCGCCCTTGGCGGGATCGGCACCACGATGGAGGATCTCATGCGTCTTTATGCCGGGATCGCGCGTGGCGGGGTGGCCGCGCCACTCCATTGGCGTGAAGGCGAGGATGCGGGCGAAGGTCAACGCATCCTGTCTTACACTGCCGCTTGGCATCTGGGCGATATGCTCTCAGGCGTCGTGCCGCCGCCAAACGCCCCGCGCGTGGGCCTCAGCTACAAGACCGGCACCAGCTATGGGCACCGCGATGCATGGGCGTTCGGGTTCGACGGGCAGCATGTGATCGGCGTCTGGATGGGCCGAGCCGATGGCGCGTCGGTCCCTGGGGCCTTCGGCGCAGAACTCTCCGCGCCGCTGCTGTTCGAGGCATTCGCCCATCTCGGAGACCGTCCAACCCCGCGCCCGGCACCCCCTTCTGGCGCGCTGACGCTCACGAATGCCCAACTGCCGGACACGCTACGACGGTTCGATCCCATTGCAGACGTAGCCGAAGCTGGTGGCCCGGCGATCACCTTCCCGCCCGAAGGCGCGGTCTTGGCCTATCAGCCCGGCCTGCCCGTCATGGCCCGCGTGGCAGAGGGGCAGGCCCCCTTCACATGGCTCTGGAACGGCGCGCCGGTTGGTGTTGGTCTCCGCGACCGCGAAGTCGCCTTGGACATCGGCCTCGGGTTCGGAGAGCTCACAGTTATCGATGCCACTGGCCGTGCCGAAAGCCGCGCGGTTGAGATCAGTCAGTAG
- a CDS encoding acetyl-CoA C-acyltransferase family protein encodes MDEIVILSGARTAIGTFGGSLAGTTPIDTGAVAAKAALERAGVEAGQIGHVTFGHVINTEPRDMYLSRVAAMQAGVPETVPAMNVNRLCGSGAQAIVSVIQSLAMGDAEFGLAGGAESMSRSPYVIPQARFGQKMGDVKTLDMMLGALNCPFGTGHMGVTAENVADEHSVTREQMDAFAMASQERAANAIEQGYFADQIVPVEVRVKRDMVPFEVDEHPKATSLEALAGLRAVFQKDGRVTAGNASGINDGAAALVLARGEAVEKAGLKPRARVLGYAHAGVRPEVMGIGPVPAVENLLAKTGLSIGDFDVIESNEAFAAQAIAVNNGLGLDPEKVNPNGGAIALGHPVGATGAIITVKALYELERIGGSKALITMCIGGGQGIALAIERV; translated from the coding sequence ATGGACGAGATCGTCATCCTGTCGGGCGCGCGCACGGCAATCGGGACATTCGGTGGATCGCTGGCGGGCACCACGCCGATCGACACGGGCGCAGTTGCCGCAAAGGCAGCGTTGGAGCGTGCCGGGGTCGAAGCGGGCCAGATCGGCCATGTGACATTCGGCCATGTCATCAATACCGAGCCGCGCGATATGTATCTGAGCCGCGTGGCCGCGATGCAGGCGGGCGTGCCGGAAACGGTGCCTGCGATGAACGTGAACCGTCTGTGCGGGTCCGGGGCACAGGCGATTGTTTCGGTGATCCAGTCGCTGGCGATGGGGGACGCGGAGTTCGGTCTGGCCGGTGGTGCGGAAAGCATGAGCCGTTCACCCTACGTGATCCCGCAGGCTCGGTTTGGGCAGAAGATGGGCGACGTGAAGACGCTCGACATGATGCTTGGTGCGCTGAATTGCCCGTTCGGGACGGGGCATATGGGTGTGACGGCAGAGAACGTGGCCGATGAGCACAGCGTGACGCGGGAGCAGATGGATGCGTTCGCCATGGCCTCGCAGGAGCGGGCGGCAAACGCGATCGAGCAGGGCTACTTTGCCGACCAGATCGTGCCGGTAGAGGTGCGTGTGAAGCGGGACATGGTCCCGTTCGAGGTCGATGAGCACCCCAAAGCGACCTCGCTTGAGGCTTTGGCGGGGCTGCGGGCCGTGTTCCAGAAGGACGGGCGTGTGACGGCGGGCAATGCGTCGGGCATCAACGATGGCGCGGCGGCTTTGGTGTTGGCGCGCGGCGAAGCGGTTGAGAAGGCTGGCCTGAAGCCGAGGGCGCGCGTTCTGGGCTACGCCCATGCCGGTGTGCGGCCCGAGGTGATGGGGATTGGCCCGGTGCCAGCGGTCGAGAACCTCTTGGCAAAGACGGGTTTAAGCATCGGGGATTTCGACGTGATCGAATCCAATGAGGCCTTCGCAGCGCAGGCGATTGCCGTGAACAACGGTCTTGGTCTGGACCCGGAGAAAGTGAACCCGAATGGGGGTGCAATCGCGCTGGGTCATCCGGTGGGTGCGACCGGTGCGATCATCACGGTGAAAGCGCTTTACGAGCTGGAGCGGATTGGCGGATCGAAGGCATTGATCACCATGTGCATCGGCGGCGGACAAGGAATCGCGCTGGCGATTGAGCGGGTGTGA
- the serA gene encoding phosphoglycerate dehydrogenase — protein sequence MAPKVLVSDKLSETAVQIFRDRGIDVTFDPTIGKDKEKLMSVIDQYDGLAIRSATKVTEKIIAQADRLKVVGRAGIGVDNVDIQNASKKGIIVMNTPFGNMITTAEHAIAMMFAVARQIPEASVSTHAGKWEKSKFMGVELTGKTLGVIGAGNIGGIVCERGVGLRMKVIAYDPFLSEERAAKLGVTKVELDELFQRSDFITLHVPATDKTRGMISAEAIAKMKKGVRIVNCARGGLVDEDALAEALKSGHVAGAAFDVFAVEPATDSPLFNLPNVVVTPHLGAATTEAQENVALQVAEQMSDYLLTGAVSNALNMPSVTAEEAAIMGPWVKLAEHLGAFVGQLTDEPIKSIEIVYNGVVTGMNLKALDCAAIAGVMKATNPDVNMVSAPVIAKERGIELSQTTQDKTGVFDGYIRLVVKTDKRERSIAGTCFSDGKPRFIQIKGINIDAEIGEHMLYTTNEDVPGIIGALGQTMGANEVNIANFTLGRSGPKGEAIALLYLDAPPPAKALKDLMDTGLFQSVQPLQFDAA from the coding sequence ATGGCCCCCAAAGTACTCGTCTCTGACAAACTGAGTGAAACCGCCGTCCAGATCTTCCGTGATCGCGGCATCGACGTGACCTTCGATCCGACCATCGGTAAGGATAAGGAAAAGCTCATGTCCGTGATCGACCAATATGATGGCCTTGCCATCCGCTCTGCCACCAAGGTGACGGAGAAGATCATTGCGCAAGCTGATCGCCTTAAAGTTGTGGGGCGTGCCGGTATCGGCGTCGACAATGTCGATATCCAAAACGCGTCGAAGAAGGGCATCATCGTGATGAACACGCCCTTCGGGAACATGATCACCACTGCGGAACATGCGATTGCGATGATGTTTGCGGTGGCGCGCCAGATTCCGGAGGCGTCGGTGTCTACCCATGCTGGCAAGTGGGAGAAGTCGAAATTCATGGGCGTCGAGCTGACCGGCAAGACACTTGGCGTGATCGGGGCGGGCAATATCGGCGGGATCGTATGTGAACGCGGTGTTGGCCTGCGCATGAAGGTGATCGCCTATGATCCGTTCCTGAGCGAGGAGCGCGCGGCGAAGCTGGGCGTGACCAAGGTCGAACTGGACGAGTTGTTCCAGCGGTCCGATTTCATCACCCTGCACGTTCCTGCAACGGACAAGACGCGCGGCATGATCTCGGCCGAGGCGATTGCCAAGATGAAGAAGGGCGTGCGGATCGTAAACTGCGCGCGCGGTGGCTTGGTGGATGAGGACGCTTTGGCCGAGGCGCTGAAATCCGGCCACGTCGCTGGCGCGGCGTTCGATGTTTTTGCGGTTGAGCCTGCCACCGATAGCCCACTGTTCAACCTGCCGAATGTCGTTGTGACGCCTCACCTTGGCGCGGCGACGACTGAGGCGCAGGAAAATGTGGCGCTGCAAGTGGCCGAGCAGATGTCAGACTATCTGCTGACCGGTGCCGTTTCCAACGCGCTGAATATGCCGAGCGTCACCGCCGAGGAAGCCGCCATAATGGGGCCTTGGGTGAAACTGGCCGAGCATCTGGGTGCGTTTGTGGGCCAGCTGACAGACGAGCCAATCAAAAGCATCGAGATTGTCTACAACGGCGTGGTCACGGGCATGAATCTCAAGGCGCTCGATTGTGCGGCGATTGCCGGTGTGATGAAGGCGACGAACCCGGATGTGAACATGGTCTCAGCTCCTGTGATCGCGAAAGAGCGGGGGATTGAGTTGAGCCAAACCACGCAGGACAAGACCGGCGTGTTCGATGGCTATATTCGGCTGGTCGTGAAGACGGACAAGCGCGAGCGGTCCATTGCGGGGACCTGCTTCAGCGATGGAAAGCCGCGGTTTATTCAGATCAAGGGCATCAACATCGATGCCGAGATCGGGGAGCACATGCTCTACACCACCAACGAGGACGTGCCGGGGATCATTGGTGCGCTGGGTCAGACGATGGGGGCGAATGAGGTCAACATCGCGAACTTTACGCTGGGCCGGTCGGGGCCGAAGGGCGAGGCGATTGCGCTTTTGTACCTCGATGCACCGCCGCCTGCGAAAGCGTTGAAGGACCTGATGGACACCGGCTTGTTCCAAAGCGTGCAGCCGCTGCAGTTCGACGCGGCGTAA